The DNA region ATCACGACGGGCCTCACCTCGCCCGACGACCCGGCGGCGCGGCCGACGATGGCCGCGGCGCGTGCCGTGGACGTCGGCCTGCTGAAGGCGGGGTACTACCGGTACGCGTTCGCCGACGTGCGCAAGGAACTGGCCGAGGCGACGACGCAGTTCAGGGCGCTGGTGCAGATGGCGTCGGCGGCAGGCGTGGTGCTGGCCTACCACAATCACTCCGGGTACATCGGGGCGCCGGTGTGGGATGCGCTCCGCCTGATCGAGGGGCTGCCGCCGTCGGCGACCGGCCTCTATTTCGACGTGCGGCACGCGACCGTCGAGGGCGGCGAGGCCGGCTGGCGCGTCGCGACGCAGATGGCGGCGCCGTACCTGCGCATGCTCGCGGCCAAGGACTTCTACTGGGACAAGGGGCGCGACGGGCGGTGGCGGGTGGTCGACTGTCCGATCGGCGAGGGGATGGTGGACTGGAAGACGTTCGCGGCGGAGATTCGCCGCGCCGGCTTCACCGGCCCCATCTCGCTGCACGTCGAGTACGAGCCCGGGGGGCGGACACCTGCGGAGAAGACCGATCGGATGCGGGAGGCGGCGGCGCGGGACCGGGCGCGGCTGGCGGCGCTGCTGGGGTGAGGATGGCCGGAGCTGGGAGGGCGCCGGCCTCTGGGGGCTAGCGCTTCTTCTTCTTGCTGGCCGGCGTGTCCTCGAACTTGCCGGCCCAGCGCGCGACGCGCGCGATGGCCGTGCCGTTCAGGCGGTAGCGGCGCTGGCGGCCTTCCTTGCGCACGGCGACGAGCCGCGCCTCGAGGAGCAGGCGGAGATGCTGGGAGATGGCGGGCCGGCTCATGTCGAACGGCTCTGCCAGTTCGTTGACGGTGCGATCGCCGGTGCGAAGCAGGTCGAGCAGGGCCCGACGCGTCGGATCAGCAATCGCGCGGAAGACGTCGGTCTGGGCTTGCGCGGTCACCTCCACACAGTACGGAAGCCGGCGAGGAAATGTCAACGCGCGCCTTCCTATTCGGCGCCGCCAGAGCCGCGCGCCGCGGCTGGCCCGGCAGCGGCGGCCCGCACCGCCCGACCCGGCCTCTCGGTGGCCTCGCCCTGGCCCGCCTGGTACGCCTCGCGCATCACCACCCTCCGGAGCCGGCCCGGACTGTCGGGAAGGCTGCCACCGCGGAGGCGGTCACGTGCAGGTGGGCGCTCTCGAGAATGCCGTTCCCACGGTTCGACCCTGTCCTTGGTATGTGCCACGCGGCAGTGAGGCCCTGGCCTCACCTGTTCGTGGTGGTCCCGCTACCGCGCTTGGTGTATGTCGGCCGGCTGGACCGTCCCTGGGGCCGATTGCACGGGCGGCCGACACCCGCCGGCCCGATGACCCCGTCGGGCCGGTCGCGTCCTCATCACCAGCGCGGAGGACCAGGACCCCGGGGTAGGCGATTTTCCGCTGGCCGTGGGTGATCTTTCTCTCTAGAGGAACGCAGCCCGAGGCCGATGACTGCTATGTCCTGCTGACTCGGGCGCAACGGGCGCCCAGGGCAGGGCGGCACCGCACGGTGCCCTTCCCGAGGTCGGAACGGTCGTGGCCACTTCACCGCTGGTAGTCGAAGTCGCAGCCCACCTGTCGGTCATCCCAAAGCTGAACGAGCAGCTCGCGGAGACGTCTCGACAGGTCGAGACCGCCGTCGTCGACATCTGCCAGCACTTCCAGACCATCGCCGACCAAGCGCGGCGGGGTGTGCAGGCGACGACGGCCCTCGTCGAGGGCGGCCACGGCGACAGCTTCGGCACGCTGCTCGATCGCATGCAGGACACGATGCGCGCGATGGACCGCCGCCTGACGCGGACGTCCGACCGCGCCCTGCAGGCCATCAAGCGGCTCGAGGAGCTCGAGGCGTCGCTGAGCGGCGTGTTCAACAACCTCGATCAGATCGAGGAACTCGCCACGGCGCTCCGCCTGCTGGCCATCAACGCCAAGATCGAGGCCGTCCGTTCCGGGGACCGGGGCGCCGGGTTCGCCGTCGTCGCCGACGAGATGCAGCGCGCCGGCAAGGAGTCGCGGGCGATCGCCGAGCAGATTCGCGATGGCGTCGCGCACATGACCACCGAGACGTCCGAGCTCGCCGCGCTGCTGCGCGAGGGCGCGCAGTCCGACCTGACGAGCATCGAGGCCTCGCGCACGCAGGTGGCCGACACGTCCGAGGCGCTGGCCAAGAACCACCAGATGCTGCAGCAGCGCATCCGGGAGGGCGCGGAGCTGAGTCGGTCGCTGGCCGAGGAGATCTCGGCGTCGGTGGTCGGCCTGCAGTTCCAGGATCGCGTCAACCAGCGGATCGGCCACGTCACCGAGGCGCTGACGCACATGCGCGACGCGCTCGGTCACGCGCTGCCGGCGATCGACGACGACACCGCCGAGGCGCGCGCCGAGCGGCAGGCGCTCGTCGAGCGGCGCCTCCACGAGACCTACACGATGTGGGAGGAGCGCCAGGACGAGGCGCCCAGCTCCGGCGACGTCGAGCTGTTCTGAGGATCACGACCATGGAAGCCACCACCGCGCCAGACGCTCCCGCCAGGCCCGCCTCCTGGGCACCGGCAGGCACGCTCACCATCGACACGGTGAGCGAGCACTGGACGGCACTGCGCGCCTGCATCGGGCAGGGCCAGGCCGTGCACGCCGACCTGGCCGCCATCAGCCGCGTCGACACGGCCGGCATCCAGTTGCTGCTCGAGGCGCGCCGCACGGCGGCAGGCGTCGGACAGGACTTCCGGGTCAGCGGGCTGGCGGTGCCGGCCGAGACCTGCGAGTTGCTGGGCATCACGAACGAGGCCGCCAACGCGGCATCCCCGGCGACGGTCGCCGGGCAGGAAGGGTAGGACCGTGGCCAAGACCGCACTCATCGTGGACGACTCGGTGTCGATGCGCCAGATGGTGTCGTTCACCCTCCAGCAGAGCGGCTTCGCCGTCCTCGAGGGCGGCAACGGCAAGGAAGCCCTCGCCACGCTCGGCGCCAACAAGGTCGACATCGTCATCACCGACCTGAACATGCCCGAGATGGACGGCATCACGTTCATCAAGGAACTGCGCACGCGCCCGAACGCCAAGTTCACGCCGGTCCTCATGCTCACCACCGAGTCGCAGGAGAGCAAGAAGGCCGAGGGCAAGGCCGCCGGCGCCACGGGCTGGATCGTCAAGCCCTTCAATCCCGAGAAGCTCCTGGCCGTCGTCGGCAAGCTCGTGCCGTGACCCCCACTTGTGACCCGGTACCCGGAACCGCTCCCCGTGACCCGGTGACCCGCCATGCAGATTGATCTCTCGCGCTTCAAGGACACCTACTTCGAGGAGGCCACCGACCACGTGGCCACGATCGAGTCCTCGCTGCTCAACCTGGAGGAACGCGGCGGCGACCGTGAAGTGCTCGACGCGATCTTCCGGGCGGCGCACTCGGTGAAGGGCGGCAGCGGCGTCTTCGGCCTGACGGCCATCGGCGAGTTCACCCACGCGCTCGAGAGCGTGCTCGATCGCCTCCGCGAGGGAGAGATCGCCTGCAC from Luteitalea sp. TBR-22 includes:
- a CDS encoding response regulator, translating into MRQMVSFTLQQSGFAVLEGGNGKEALATLGANKVDIVITDLNMPEMDGITFIKELRTRPNAKFTPVLMLTTESQESKKAEGKAAGATGWIVKPFNPEKLLAVVGKLVP
- a CDS encoding sugar phosphate isomerase/epimerase yields the protein MTTPVDRRAFVQGALAAAGLAPLSSAAPGPRAGEGTHRPEASAGQVATGAITVAGPSSPFLFFSKHLGELAWPDLGRAVREMGFDGVDLTVRPGGHVLPARVTEDLPRAVAAIRDGGSRVTMITTGLTSPDDPAARPTMAAARAVDVGLLKAGYYRYAFADVRKELAEATTQFRALVQMASAAGVVLAYHNHSGYIGAPVWDALRLIEGLPPSATGLYFDVRHATVEGGEAGWRVATQMAAPYLRMLAAKDFYWDKGRDGRWRVVDCPIGEGMVDWKTFAAEIRRAGFTGPISLHVEYEPGGRTPAEKTDRMREAAARDRARLAALLG
- a CDS encoding lipid asymmetry maintenance protein MlaB, coding for MEATTAPDAPARPASWAPAGTLTIDTVSEHWTALRACIGQGQAVHADLAAISRVDTAGIQLLLEARRTAAGVGQDFRVSGLAVPAETCELLGITNEAANAASPATVAGQEG
- a CDS encoding helix-turn-helix transcriptional regulator — encoded protein: MTAQAQTDVFRAIADPTRRALLDLLRTGDRTVNELAEPFDMSRPAISQHLRLLLEARLVAVRKEGRQRRYRLNGTAIARVARWAGKFEDTPASKKKKR
- a CDS encoding methyl-accepting chemotaxis protein translates to MATSPLVVEVAAHLSVIPKLNEQLAETSRQVETAVVDICQHFQTIADQARRGVQATTALVEGGHGDSFGTLLDRMQDTMRAMDRRLTRTSDRALQAIKRLEELEASLSGVFNNLDQIEELATALRLLAINAKIEAVRSGDRGAGFAVVADEMQRAGKESRAIAEQIRDGVAHMTTETSELAALLREGAQSDLTSIEASRTQVADTSEALAKNHQMLQQRIREGAELSRSLAEEISASVVGLQFQDRVNQRIGHVTEALTHMRDALGHALPAIDDDTAEARAERQALVERRLHETYTMWEERQDEAPSSGDVELF